A single genomic interval of Armigeres subalbatus isolate Guangzhou_Male chromosome 1, GZ_Asu_2, whole genome shotgun sequence harbors:
- the LOC134207568 gene encoding uncharacterized protein K02A2.6-like → MDRQVENCVKTCKACTLVAYCDPPVPMIRTRIPTKPWANLAIDFVGPLPSGHNLLVIIDYFSRFAEVIIMKQITATLTVKALHETFCRFGMPESIKTDNGPQFISSEFHDFCKQFGIDHVKTTPYWPQANGEVERLNRSIGKRLKISHESTGSDWQWDLRIFVLMYNSTPHSTTGVAPSSMLFGRKLKDKLPGLMMKDEHILEEIRDRDHEKKMKEAEYSDKRRGARSDDLEEGDKVVIKRIQKDNKLSTTFDPEEYIVIARKGSDVTLKSTMSGRIIHRNISHLKKLYATEFGQEETKEAGNGSETQQLQKPSTTVKTVCDQNVI, encoded by the coding sequence atggACAGACAAGTGGAGAATTGTGTAAAAACATGTAAAGCTTGTACTCTGGTAGCATACTGTGATCCTCCAGTGCCGATGATCCGTACCAGGATTCCTACAAAACCCTGGGCGAATCTGGCAATCGATTTTGTCGGACCGTTACCATCCGGTCACAATCTCTTAGTAATCATCGATTATTTCAGCCGATTTGCTGAGGTAATCATAATGAAACAAATTACGGCGACTCTTACAGTGAAAGCTCTGCACGAAACATTTTGCCGATTCGGAATGCCGGAGTCGATCAAAACAGATAACGGACCCCAATTTATTAGCTCGGAATTTCACGACTTCTGCAAGCAATTTGGCATCGACCATGTAAAAACTACACCCTACTGGCCACAGGCCAATGGTGAAGTGGAAAGGCTGAATCGTTCGATAGGCAAAAGATTAAAAATAAGTCATGAATCAACAGGATCAGACTGGCAGTGGGACCTAAGAATATTTGTACTGATGTATAATTCAACACCGCATTCAACAACGGGGGTGGCCCCTTCTAGCATGCTGTTTGGAAGAAAACTCAAAGATAAACTGCCGGGGCTGATGATGAAAGACGAACATATACTGgaagaaattcgggatcgggaCCATGAGAAGAAGATGAAGGAGGCGGAATATAGCGATAAACGACGCGGAGCTAGGTCGGACGATCTAGAAGAAGGAGATAAGGTAGTAATCAAACGTATCCAAAAAGATAACAAACTATCAACGACATTCGATCCGGAGGAGTACATCGTCATTGCACGAAAGGGTTCCGACGTAACATTGAAGTCGACGATGTCTGGACGGATCATTCATCGCAACATCTCTCATCTGAAGAAACTCTACGCTACCGAGTTTGGACAAGAAGAAACGAAGGAAGCCGGAAATGGATCGGAAACTCAACAGCTACAGAAGCCATCAACTACGGTAAAGACTGTTTGCGACCAAAACGTCATATGA